The following is a genomic window from Streptosporangiales bacterium.
TACGGCGACCACGTCACCGTCCCGCGCCCCGCCGCGGGTGACCGGCGCCCGACCGCCGAGGTCGCCCAGGGCGGTCAGCGCCAGGATGACCTTGTCGCTGCGCACCACGTCGCCGCCGACGATCGCGGCGCCGGCGACCGTGCATTCCTCCAGCAGGCCCTGCATCAGCTCGTCCGACCACGACGCCTCGAGGTCCGGCGGTGCGCCGAACCCGACGAGGAGGGCGGTCGCGCGCGCCCCCATCGCGGCGATGTCGGCGAGACACGCCGCCGCGACCCGGTGCCCGATGTCGGTGGCGGTCGACCAATCCCGGCGGAAGTGGCTCCCCTCCAGGTACATGTCGGTGCTCGCGACCACCCGCCCGTCCGGCGCGGTGACGACGGCCGAGTCGTCGCCGGGGCCGAGCTCGACATGACCGGCGGGGCCGATACGGCCCGTGACGCGGGCGATCAGACCGAACTCGCCCAACTCCCCGA
Proteins encoded in this region:
- a CDS encoding thiamine-phosphate kinase produces the protein MTIGELGEFGLIARVTGRIGPAGHVELGPGDDSAVVTAPDGRVVASTDMYLEGSHFRRDWSTATDIGHRVAAACLADIAAMGARATALLVGFGAPPDLEASWSDELMQGLLEECTVAGAAIVGGDVVRSDKVILALTALGDLGGRAPVTRGGARDGDVVAVRGRLGWSAAGLAVLSHGFRSPRVLVDAHRRPVPPYAAGPEAADAGATAMCDVSDGLVQDLGHLAAAGGVAIDVTSAAFEVPEPFEQVAAALGGADPLSWILAGGEDHALAATFPGEVGVPEGWLVVGRVSAGEGVTVDGATYEGTGWDSFAD